The DNA segment ATGTTGTTGCTACCCAGCTCACGGACGGGCTGCTTCTTCGTCCCAGCGAACCTTGTAGATTCGCTGTTCGGGCAGGGTCACCGGCGGTGCCTCGATGAATCGAATGGTATGGCTCCACCACTCTTGCGGTGACGCTTGATGGAACACAATCCGTTTCGACCCCGAATGCACGTCAACCGATTTGATTTTCACCGGATCGCCGAACCCTTCGGCGACACGAAACGTTCCAGCATTCTGATCAAAGTGTAAAACCTGGGTATTGGTGGTCACAAAAAGCTGTCTGCCATCGTGGGCAGGCGACAGGTCATGGCCGCCTGTTGTTGGAAGCGGGTGCCGAGCGACGACGCTCCATCCATCCGACGAAGCGTTTGACTTGATTTCCAATATCTCATCGGTTCCCATCGCCCATAAACGCTCGCGAACGCCATCCCAAACCGTGCCATGAGCTCCCTTTAGCGGAATTCGATGAAACGCGGATGCGGGTTTCTCTGAATCCTCTTGCGAGAAAAACTGAACTTCGTCACCCGACGTGCTTGATGCCACGGCGATCTGTTTACCAGGCAGCAGACACGCACTATGCGCATTACGAACCTGAGCGAAAAAGAGGCAGCGTTTGCTCTCGCGTTCAATCAACGCCACGCCTTGCGACGAAGACGTTATCAACAACCAGCCACCTTCATACGGCTTACAATCATCCGTCGTCTGGAACCTCGATCGATATTCCTTAGGGATCTCGGGGGAATCACTAGCTTCCCACGTCCATAAGGTTTCCGTGGGGGAGTCAGGATCGATCACGACCACCTTCTCGGCTCCGCAGAAGATTAATCGTTCCGTTTCGACTTCATCCGCTGACACAGGACCAATCATCAAGATCAGAGTCCCGATCAGAGCACCAACCCGAGCAGTCGCCAGCCTGGAAAAAGCATAGGGTTCCGTAACGCAAACAGGATAAGGCATCGCAGATATTAGCCGTGGAAGGTCGGAAGAAGAATGTGACGCCCCCAGTTTAGTCGTTTTAAATACCAATAGAAACTATCACCAATCAAGCAATTCGCGTATCACTTCCTGTCTCACTAAGATGCGGGTGACACACGCATTGAATTCCAGCGACGGCAGCGGTGTTTATCGTTTGGGATCGTACCGTGGAAGCCGCGTCAATTCTCTTTCGATGCGGCACCAGTTTTGCGTCTGGTTCCGATCGGTTCCGTACACCGCCGGGTGAATTCCCACGACAGCATCCATTGAACCGATTTACTCAAGTAAAAAAATGAGCGTCCCAATCGCCCCACTTCACGAGACGTTGGACCGGCCTAACACGTTGGTTCTCTCCTATGTCGGCATTCGCCGTGCAATCGGTGTTAGTGGCCTGCTGTTACCGATCCTCCTTGGACCGGCTGGATGGTTGTTTGGAATCGACATTCAAGACAACATGAGCAGCTACTACCACACTCCTCTCCGGGATATCTTTGTGGGGACGCTTTGTGCGATTGGCATCTTTTTGTTCTGCTACCGCGGTTACGACTGGGTAGAGAACTGGACTGCAAACCTGGGATGTGCGTCCGCTTTAGGCGTCGCACTCTTTCCGCTGGACTTTAATAGCGATCCATTGATGCAGAAGTCGTTGACCGGTTACCTCCACACGGTCAGTGGCGGCATTTTTTTCCTTACCCTGGCGTTCTACTCGTTCCACCATTTTCCTCGCGATTCAAAGCGGGAACAGGAAACCCATCTGTTTGAACGCTCGCTTATCTATCGCTCCAGTGGCCTAGTCATCCTAACATCCATGCTGGCAATGGGCGTCTATCTGTTTTTGCTTCCCACGGGATGGAAACAATCACTCAACGACTACAATTTTCTATTCTGGATGGAATGGATTGCGATCTGGTCCTTTGCTGCGGCATGGCTGGCAAAAGGACGAACTATTTTTGCCGACATCGCCGTGGACGTTTTGGCCTATTCCAGTGCATTAGTCCTCAAGCGTGATGACAGCGAATCATAGTTATTTACTCGCTTGCGTTCGCTACCGGTTTTCGGGCCGGAGGGGTCGCGCCCTTCCGCTGAGAATTTGAGGGCTAGGATCTCGGCTGCCTACAATCTTACTCGCACCCTATTTGTTGCAAGTCACTGAGTGACAGACGCGCCAACCGATCGGGTACTGGTTGATTCCTGTGAAGATTCGGTTTGATTAGGACGGCTTCCCAAAATGGCAGCAAGAGGTGCAAGTCCGTCGTATTGTTCGCAGGCCATTCTCGCGGCGATAAGGATGGGGACTGAGAGAAAGACTCCCATCATTCCCCACATCCAGCCCCATACGACGACCGACAAGAAAACCAACACGGGACTCATCTCTAATGTCCGCCCCAAAATGGCGGGAGTGATGAACTGTCCTTCGATCGTCGTTAGCGTGATGTAGGTACCTGCCACAATGAACGCGTAATACGCCGCTTCAAAATCGACCAATGCAACAAGGAAAATCACGCACGCGCCAAAAAGCGCACCAACGATGGGGATAAAATTGAGCGTCGTCGCCATCACTCCCCAAAGCACGGGAGTCGGCATCCCCAGTCCCCACATCGATATGCCGACCGCGAACCCGAGTCCAATATTGATCGTGCTGACCTGAGCAAGGTAGCTGCCCAGCCCCTCTTGGACGTGTTCAACGACTCCGATCAACTGTTTCCGCGCCGTCAACGTTGGGAGTGCACGCATAATATTGCGAAGTAAATCATCCCCTGTCGCTAAGAGGAAACAGAGCAAGACGCCGGATACGACCAGGAAGGAAACGAGATTTCCCGTTCCGTTCAGGATCGTCAAATTAGTGCTCCATGCAGCCGGCTTCACCTCAACCGGCACCGGCTCTTCCTCCGCGGCCACCTCCACAGCATCCCCTGTAGTCATATCGTCTGTCGCTCGATTGAAGTACTCAACCTTCTCCAGCACAAACGAAAGGCGGTCCTTTGCGGTCGCAACATGGGCGGGCGCGTTTTGGACAATTTCCTGAGCCGGATCGATGACAAGGTAGGTCCCCAACGCCAATACACCACCCAGCAGTACCATCACCCCCGCGGCACTAAACCCGGCGGGAATCCCCCACCTACCCGCTTGCCGGACGATTGGGCGAAGCGTTAAGTAGGCGAATACCGCAGTGATCACCGGGATAAACAAAGACCGAGCAAAATACAATGCGTACAAAACCAACATGACGGCGCAGACATTGACAGCAACGGAACGTACCGACATCTGGGCGTTTGAATCTTCGTTGGAATCGATTTCTACGTCCATAAAACGGCTCGTAAGAATAGGGTTTGTCCCTGCATGTCGATCAGCACAAGAACGTCGGTACGTCCATCAATCACCTCGTCACAGCGGCACTTTTCATGCCAAGCCTGTTCATGCCTGGACCCAATCCATTGATCCACGGCCGGATTCAGGTTTGCGGATGGTTTACACATTGACAGCAGATCGATTCGGCTCACGGCGATCCAGTCACGCTCTTTTGGAGGCCTCGCGCGCCGGCGATGCGGTTTCCTGCCAGATGTTTGATTGCCATTGCTCGCGAAATGACCACATTGGCTAAGGAATGAGCTAAAATCGTTATAAACGTCACGGTTCTGAACCGTTTGCGGTCACCGGCACAGGGTTTGCGTACTATTGGCCCCAACCAAATAAATCGCTGGCGATTGCGAACTACAGTGAACCGTCCGGGGACGACTTGTCCGCAAGATGTTCAATCCTTCTGTTCAAAAAACGCCTGTTCGCTGGCTACCACCATCATTTGAGAAAATGCGATAGTGATCGACGGCCAGCTTACTTGGTGCACCACGATTTCCAGCCATCTTCCTAACCGACCACCTACCTAGACTGACTCAAAGGAACAGCAACATGTCTGAACCAATTACTCCAGATCAAAATGATCACATGGCGTCCGTTAAAGACGCCGCTCGCCGGACCGCAACCCGCGCCGCACAGTCCGCTGTAGAAACCTCGCAAGACTATGCCGAACATTATGTTGCCGAACCAGCAAAAGACCTCTTCTCTCTTGCCAAGGAATACGCAAAAGAGAAGCCCGATGTCGCGGCAATGTGGGCGTTCGGTCTGGGTATCATCGTCGGCTGGAAACTGAAGCCCTAACCCTTGCGGTCTTCGGTCGCTGCAGCAATGCTGCAGCCTCCGCTGAAACGACTGGCCGCCGCCACTATCGATTTCCGATCGCTGGAGGATCCTCCCCAAATATCCCACAAGAAAACCTGTTGCGATGATAGCGCGATTGCAGGCGAAGGGGTGCCAACCTTAAAGCCACATAGATTAACCATGCCTGAACCGTCCCATCGTCGCGAGCGTCTGATCTCCGACACGATGACCATCATCGCTTTGATTGTCGTGACCCTTGCAGCGATTGGCATTCTGTTCGTTGCCAGGCACTTCTTGATGCTGGTGTTTGGTGCGGTCTTAATCGGCGTTGTTGTCAATCGGGTCGCTGGAATAGTGAATCGGTGGCTGCCATGGGACTGGAAACGAATCTATCGCGTTGGATTTGTCTTGCTGGCGGCGGTCCTATTTTTTATCGGAGGAAGTTTCGGGTTCGCGAGTTCCATCGGCGATCAAATTGTCAAATTCTCTGAAAGGGTCGACACTTCGGCAACGCGAGTCATCGAAGCCGCCGAGGACCAACCAATCGTCAAACGGTTTCGTGAAGAAGTCAGTTTAGGAAAGATGTTGCCGTCGTCTGGCAAGTCGCTCGGGTTGGCGAAGACGCTTTTTGCTTCCACCTTCGGAGCGCTCACCGATGTCTTGATTCTTGTGATCCTAGGGGCGTACTTTTCGGTCTCTCCCAAGACCTACCAGACCGGAGCGCTACGTGTGCTGCCGGTCGCATGGCGTGAACCAGCCAAAACATTATTCTCCGATTCAGCCGCAACACTTTGGCGATGGATGCTTGGTCGCCTATTAGCGACGACGATCGTCGGAGTTTGTTTTGGAATCGGCTTGGCTCTACTGGGTGTTCCGTTGCCGTTGGAACTTGGGGTCTTCGCCGGGCTGGTGACGTTTGTTCCAAACTTAGGAGGCATCGCGGCGGTCCTTCCAGCCCTGCTGCTCGCTTCGGGCGAAGGGTCGTCCTCGGTAATTGGCGTGCTGGTCCTCTACCTAGTGATTCAGTTCGGCGAAAGTTACCTGATCACTCCACTGGTCCAGCAAAAGCAAGTCGAACTGCCACCCGCGATGGTGATTCTGGCTCAAGTTGTCGCCGGCTTGCTATTTGGAGTCTGGGGAATCATGTTCGCCACCCCACTGGTTGCATTGGCCTTGCTATGGGTCCGTCGTGTCTATGTCGAAAATTACTTGGAATCCGCGTAGGTTCTTTATTTCGCTTCGGTCCCCGCGACGGCATCGCCCGTTCTCATTTTGACACAGGCCATTGCCCCCATTCGCACGGGCACTCGCTGACTGGGGACAAAGGAACAGCAAGGATTCACAAAAGCTCAGTGAGCTTCGCCTGCACGTGACGCCAAAACCTTCGCAGCCTACCAATCCTCACACGGCCTGGCCGCTAGGCGAGATACTTGACGATTCGCCAGGCAATTTCGATTTCGGCACACCGATTGCTTTATCATCAACTGCCTAAGACTGAGGTCCTGCACTACAATTACGTGCTATCGACAGCTACCGCCTCAAGATGGCCCGCTGATCGCACGAGGGTACTTCGGCGATTAAATCGGGTCCCATGAACTCCCCCCATTAAACATTGGTTTAACAAGCATGTTTCAAAGCAAGAAAAAATTCCGCGTAATCCCATTGCTATTCGCTCTTTCGATCGGTTTTGTGGCTTTCGGCTGCGAACAAAAAGAGAAGATTGTCGACATCGAAACCCCAGGGGCGAACGTGCAAATCGATCGCTCCAACGATACAGGCGAAGTGGATGTCAAAGTAACCCATTGATGCTTTGACGAATTCGTCGATTGTTTTTGCCTAACACCTCGCAATAAGAAGCAAGCGAACGGCGTATTCACCGTTCGACCACCTAACCTGGATTCAAGAACATGCGTGCCATCATCGTTGTAGCCATTGTCGTTTTAGTGTTGGCCCTAGTTGGCTGGATTCAGTTCAGCTCGCCAGACGGCAATCCAACGATCCAGATCGACACCGAAAAGGTAAAAGAGGATACATCAACGCTAGTGGAAAAAGCCAAAGGGGCGGCCGAAGAGGTCGACCGCCGGGTCGACGTCGATGTTGATACCAGCCCCAAGCCCGCATCCGAATAGGCAATAGGCAATAGGCAATAGGCAATAGGCAATAGGCAATTTTGCCCGTGTGAATTGTGCGTGGCGCATTCATACTTGGCTGTCCAGCGCGGCGGCACTTAGACAGTCTACGGACGGTCTGCTCGCATCCGTTGGCGACAAAGACGATGTGTTGGCCCCCACTATCTCTCTCAAAAAACCGGGGGGCTAACAATGTCCCGGCGACGTCACTGCCATAGCTAACGTCGCCAGACGGTGGTTGCTGATGCATTGTTACCACGACGGCACCACTCACGTCGCTGACCTGCAAACCCGCGAAAGCAGATTCAAGAGAGCGTTCATTCGCGGGGGACGCGAAATCGATAGGCGACTTATTGCCGGTCTGTCCACGCTCTGGCGAGCGTAGCGACGAGAGTCATCGCGTTGACGCTCCAAGCCCGCCGGCTGCACAAAGAGTTCCGTTTTCGGGTTTGCCGTGGGGGCTCAAAACTGGCAGCTACCAACTTGCTCGATCGAAAACGGGCGGAGAAGAACGAAGTGAAGGGGCAAGCTTTAGGTGGCTTGCCAGTTGTATTACCAACTGGGACAAGCCCGACGGAAACTTACAGGGCTCACAATCCCAACCCGCCGCGTCAGCGAGGGACAGCAATCACCTGGACGCGTTCCCTCGCTGACGCAGCGGGTTTGGATCTTCTCATGCCTTACCGCACAGCAGCAACCTGCTTGGAATTCGTCAGGTTTAATATTCGCGTCGCCGTTGAAAGAACGCTCCGTTAACGCTGCTTTCGCGGAAAACGTGAAATCTATTGGCAACGTATTGATGGAATTTCCACGCTCTGGCGAGCGTCGCTACGTGCCAGCAGGTGAAAAGATGTCCACCTTCTCTGTTTTCCTTAATTACAATCAACTAATTTGGCCCCGCCCTGGTGTCGATTTCGCATTGCCCTGTAAATCCTCCCTCTCCTTTGTAGATCCCATGCTGCATAAAGTCCCCCCTCCAAACCAAACTCGACAAAAATTCATTGTGACCATGCTATCGGTTTCAATGACCATGTTCCTGCTTGGTGGAGCCCTCGGGTATTGGGCGATCAGCAAATTTCGTCCGGCCGCGGCGGCCAGCGCTGCGGGTGGGGGTCCGGGCGACGGAACCAAGAAAAAGCCGGGCGGCCGCCAAGCTCAACTGGTCCGTGTTGGCACCATTGAGCGGAAAAAGATCGTCCCGGTCAAAACGCTTGTTGGCGACCTAATTGCGGTTCGTCGAGCGACTGTCGCGACCGAAATCGCTGGAAAAGTCATTGAACTGCCTGTCGATGAGGGGTCCCACGTGGTTGCTGGCGAGACGTTGCTCGCACGGATGGATGATACTTGGCTCAAGCTAGAGGAAGCCAAGATCAACGCATTGATTACCGAAAAAGAGGCGACGCTCGCCTTCGAGAAAACCGACTTGGTTCGCTTTGAGGATCTATTCAAGCGAAATGCATTGTCGGCAAGTGAAGTCGAACAGAAACGTTCACTTTTCGCAGAACTGGAAGCTTCTCTAGCGAACCTGAAAGTTGCGTTGAACGAGGCAACTACCCGCAACGAGCGGCTAGACATCTTCGCACCGTTTGATGGAAGCGTTGTTGCCAAGAATGCCGAAATTGGTGAATACCTGCCCGTCGGAAGTCCCGTCGTTGAAATCGTTTCGTCGGGACGAATCGATGCACGCATCATGGTCCCCGAAGCCTCTTTGCCACTCATCGCGGTCGGCGACACCCTTGACATGGTGATCGATAGCCTTGGTCTTGAACTGCAAGGGACCGTCTTTTCCATCAATGCACAAGGATCCGTCGGCAGCCGGACTTTTCCGGTTCGAATCGAATTAGAAGACCAAAAGGGAAAGCTGCGTCCGGGAATGGGAGTCAGCGCGTTCGTCCCGGTCACGCAAGAGTCGACTGAACTACTCGTGCCGCGAGACGCTGTCTTAATGGCCCCCGACGAATCGATCATCTGGGTTCTGGTCGAAGCCGACTCGCCCGCTTCGGAAACCAAACCTGCGGAAACACCAAAAAGCGAAACAGGTAAA comes from the Roseimaritima multifibrata genome and includes:
- a CDS encoding DUF6528 family protein, with translation MPYPVCVTEPYAFSRLATARVGALIGTLILMIGPVSADEVETERLIFCGAEKVVVIDPDSPTETLWTWEASDSPEIPKEYRSRFQTTDDCKPYEGGWLLITSSSQGVALIERESKRCLFFAQVRNAHSACLLPGKQIAVASSTSGDEVQFFSQEDSEKPASAFHRIPLKGAHGTVWDGVRERLWAMGTDEILEIKSNASSDGWSVVARHPLPTTGGHDLSPAHDGRQLFVTTNTQVLHFDQNAGTFRVAEGFGDPVKIKSVDVHSGSKRIVFHQASPQEWWSHTIRFIEAPPVTLPEQRIYKVRWDEEAARP
- a CDS encoding AI-2E family transporter; protein product: MDVEIDSNEDSNAQMSVRSVAVNVCAVMLVLYALYFARSLFIPVITAVFAYLTLRPIVRQAGRWGIPAGFSAAGVMVLLGGVLALGTYLVIDPAQEIVQNAPAHVATAKDRLSFVLEKVEYFNRATDDMTTGDAVEVAAEEEPVPVEVKPAAWSTNLTILNGTGNLVSFLVVSGVLLCFLLATGDDLLRNIMRALPTLTARKQLIGVVEHVQEGLGSYLAQVSTINIGLGFAVGISMWGLGMPTPVLWGVMATTLNFIPIVGALFGACVIFLVALVDFEAAYYAFIVAGTYITLTTIEGQFITPAILGRTLEMSPVLVFLSVVVWGWMWGMMGVFLSVPILIAARMACEQYDGLAPLAAILGSRPNQTESSQESTSTRSVGASVTQ
- a CDS encoding AI-2E family transporter codes for the protein MPEPSHRRERLISDTMTIIALIVVTLAAIGILFVARHFLMLVFGAVLIGVVVNRVAGIVNRWLPWDWKRIYRVGFVLLAAVLFFIGGSFGFASSIGDQIVKFSERVDTSATRVIEAAEDQPIVKRFREEVSLGKMLPSSGKSLGLAKTLFASTFGALTDVLILVILGAYFSVSPKTYQTGALRVLPVAWREPAKTLFSDSAATLWRWMLGRLLATTIVGVCFGIGLALLGVPLPLELGVFAGLVTFVPNLGGIAAVLPALLLASGEGSSSVIGVLVLYLVIQFGESYLITPLVQQKQVELPPAMVILAQVVAGLLFGVWGIMFATPLVALALLWVRRVYVENYLESA
- a CDS encoding efflux RND transporter periplasmic adaptor subunit is translated as MLHKVPPPNQTRQKFIVTMLSVSMTMFLLGGALGYWAISKFRPAAAASAAGGGPGDGTKKKPGGRQAQLVRVGTIERKKIVPVKTLVGDLIAVRRATVATEIAGKVIELPVDEGSHVVAGETLLARMDDTWLKLEEAKINALITEKEATLAFEKTDLVRFEDLFKRNALSASEVEQKRSLFAELEASLANLKVALNEATTRNERLDIFAPFDGSVVAKNAEIGEYLPVGSPVVEIVSSGRIDARIMVPEASLPLIAVGDTLDMVIDSLGLELQGTVFSINAQGSVGSRTFPVRIELEDQKGKLRPGMGVSAFVPVTQESTELLVPRDAVLMAPDESIIWVLVEADSPASETKPAETPKSETGKPNGAPQLVAQPIPVRVLSHTRDAYAIACMRSVDEEHVQPGVQVVTEGLERLTPGTLVRIDADRSLLQPVPGTYRTGQQIAD